From Salinirubellus salinus, the proteins below share one genomic window:
- a CDS encoding ABC transporter ATP-binding protein yields MVDDATPAPIELRAVRKRYGRLVAVDGVDLTVEPGTFHCLVGPNGSGKTTLLRMLLGLTEPSAGEVSVPDVSLGTAFQRPSHYEDLTVAENLEVFGALSGADPDWSDAVLERLGLDVVSGRIAGDLSGGYSRKLDLALALCKEPAYLLLDEPLGDLDDVTKRRLVEFLGEYRDAGHGVVVSTHNLEQFADHVDRLTLVHEGRVLYDEPRESFPARDLQTFYVERVLSAVESE; encoded by the coding sequence GTGGTCGACGACGCCACGCCGGCCCCCATCGAACTCCGTGCGGTTCGCAAGCGCTACGGCCGACTGGTGGCCGTCGACGGCGTCGACCTGACCGTGGAACCGGGGACGTTCCACTGTCTCGTCGGGCCGAACGGCTCGGGCAAGACCACGCTGTTGCGGATGCTGCTCGGCCTGACCGAACCGAGCGCCGGCGAGGTCAGCGTGCCCGACGTGTCGCTCGGGACGGCGTTCCAGCGCCCCTCGCACTACGAGGACCTGACCGTCGCGGAGAACCTCGAGGTGTTCGGCGCGCTCAGCGGGGCCGACCCGGACTGGAGCGACGCGGTGCTGGAACGGTTGGGCCTCGACGTCGTGAGCGGCCGCATCGCCGGCGACCTGTCGGGCGGGTACAGCCGGAAGTTGGACCTCGCGCTGGCGCTCTGCAAGGAGCCGGCGTACCTCCTGCTCGACGAGCCGCTCGGCGACCTGGACGACGTGACCAAGCGCCGACTCGTCGAGTTCCTCGGCGAGTACCGCGACGCGGGCCACGGCGTCGTCGTCTCGACGCACAACCTCGAGCAGTTCGCCGACCACGTCGACCGCCTGACGCTGGTCCACGAGGGGCGCGTGCTCTACGACGAACCGCGCGAATCGTTCCCAGCCCGGGACCTACAGACGTTCTACGTCGAGCGCGTCCTGTCGGCGGTCGAGTCGGAGTAA
- a CDS encoding FAD-dependent oxidoreductase, with protein sequence MTDTFVVVGGDAAGMSAASKAKRDHPDLEVVVFEKGEWVSYGACGMPYYVEGTVADLDELISLTPEEIIEDRDIDLRRFHEVVAVDTVARTVTVRNEDGTFEQGYDHLLLATGAAPTTPPVEGVDLDCVFTLSSLDDAEGIREALEAEEVTEDLVGSSEGAVVQFIRDRDPKRVAVVGGGYIGLEMADVLRTRGCSVHLFQRSDHVLSHYDEDVATVVEEHLREHGVTLHLGSAVEGIEGDAAGDAEAVVAEDGRTEVDMVVLGTGVRPRTALAEEAGIDLGPTGAIATDEYRETSAPDVYAAGDCAEAVNVVTGEVDYVPLALTANRHGRAVGQTVAGTPTLAGGVARTAISMVVEMEVARTGITDEDEAREYGFDPVSRTVTTKSRSGYYPGSEPITVHMTACRRTGRLLGASIAGTDRAGKRIDTVAAALHEEATVAELERYDLAYAPPFSPVWDPVLTAAKVLNSAVEGE encoded by the coding sequence ATGACCGACACCTTCGTCGTCGTCGGGGGCGACGCCGCCGGGATGAGCGCCGCGAGCAAGGCCAAGCGTGACCACCCCGACCTCGAGGTCGTCGTCTTCGAGAAGGGGGAGTGGGTCTCCTACGGCGCCTGCGGGATGCCGTACTACGTCGAGGGAACCGTCGCGGACCTCGACGAGTTGATCTCGCTCACGCCGGAGGAGATAATCGAGGACCGGGACATCGACCTCCGGCGGTTCCACGAGGTCGTCGCCGTCGACACCGTGGCCCGGACTGTGACGGTCCGGAACGAGGACGGGACGTTCGAACAGGGGTACGACCACCTGCTGCTGGCGACGGGCGCAGCCCCGACGACACCGCCGGTCGAGGGGGTCGACCTCGACTGCGTGTTCACGCTGAGTTCACTCGACGACGCCGAGGGCATCCGCGAGGCGCTGGAGGCCGAGGAGGTGACCGAGGACCTCGTCGGGTCGAGTGAGGGTGCGGTGGTCCAGTTCATCCGGGACCGGGACCCGAAGCGCGTCGCCGTCGTCGGCGGCGGGTACATCGGCCTCGAGATGGCCGACGTGCTACGGACGCGTGGCTGCTCGGTCCACCTGTTCCAGCGGTCCGACCACGTGCTCTCGCACTACGACGAGGACGTGGCGACGGTCGTCGAGGAGCATCTCCGGGAACACGGCGTGACGCTCCACCTCGGGTCGGCCGTCGAGGGGATCGAGGGCGACGCTGCCGGCGACGCCGAGGCCGTCGTGGCCGAGGACGGCCGGACCGAGGTGGACATGGTCGTCCTCGGGACGGGGGTCAGGCCCCGGACCGCCCTGGCCGAGGAGGCAGGTATCGACCTCGGGCCGACGGGGGCCATCGCCACGGACGAGTACCGCGAGACGTCCGCGCCGGACGTCTACGCCGCGGGCGACTGTGCGGAGGCCGTCAACGTCGTCACTGGCGAAGTCGACTACGTGCCGCTGGCCCTGACGGCGAACCGGCACGGCCGCGCCGTCGGGCAGACCGTGGCCGGGACCCCGACGCTGGCCGGCGGCGTCGCCCGGACGGCCATCTCGATGGTGGTCGAGATGGAAGTCGCACGGACCGGTATCACCGACGAGGACGAGGCGCGCGAGTACGGCTTCGACCCCGTCTCGCGGACCGTGACCACGAAGTCACGGTCGGGCTACTATCCGGGGTCCGAACCGATCACGGTCCACATGACGGCCTGCCGGCGGACCGGGCGGTTGCTGGGGGCGTCCATCGCCGGGACTGACAGAGCGGGCAAGCGGATCGACACCGTGGCCGCCGCGCTCCACGAGGAGGCGACGGTGGCGGAACTGGAGCGGTACGACCTCGCCTACGCACCGCCGTTCTCGCCGGTGTGGGACCCCGTACTCACCGCGGCGAAGGTGCTCAACAGCGCCGTCGAGGGGGAGTAG
- a CDS encoding DUF7128 family protein, protein MVAVTEREEVRWYECEKCGLLFDVKEDAEQHEANCDAEEPSYIQ, encoded by the coding sequence ATGGTCGCCGTCACCGAGCGCGAGGAGGTCCGCTGGTACGAGTGCGAGAAGTGTGGCCTCCTGTTCGACGTGAAGGAGGACGCCGAGCAACACGAGGCCAACTGCGACGCCGAGGAGCCGAGCTACATCCAGTGA
- a CDS encoding ABC transporter permease — protein sequence MSLRTVLKKELLWSRHRIVALLFVLVLLPGAFAGSSVFFQSVLPRDAPVAVVGSDDVTEDDRAVLEASLDLFSKPRAYDSREAAFRALERESVYAVVDIPPGIADPDVERVNVTVTIDGDTVPYREPSGALVTVVSRSLNANLEKRVHVQREVRGAERKLSSYLVPTFLLMLVSTLALAYLPYNLAREEAVVDRLRVETSLSTVLVGKLLFFAGLLAVPILVFAAAAAGLGYDLNVFAPGALFAYLVTFLTLGAVATSVTFASRFSTTGRLANVLVLFFVFGFSGLVYPAGFFSPIRREVIRRVPTHYAAVLARRTTFEAVPTAAFVEWIAGLAVVCLLSFVPMVVAVRYYERRA from the coding sequence GTGAGCCTCCGGACGGTCCTGAAGAAGGAACTTCTCTGGAGTCGTCACCGGATCGTCGCGCTCCTGTTCGTCCTGGTGCTCCTCCCCGGTGCGTTCGCCGGGTCGTCCGTCTTCTTCCAGTCCGTGCTCCCGCGAGACGCCCCCGTCGCCGTCGTCGGGAGCGACGACGTGACCGAGGACGACCGGGCCGTGCTCGAGGCGTCGCTGGACCTGTTCTCGAAGCCGCGCGCCTACGACTCCCGCGAGGCCGCGTTCCGGGCGCTCGAACGCGAGTCCGTCTACGCCGTCGTCGACATCCCCCCCGGCATCGCCGACCCGGACGTCGAACGGGTGAACGTGACCGTGACCATCGACGGCGACACCGTCCCGTATCGCGAACCCAGCGGGGCGCTGGTGACCGTCGTGAGTCGGTCGCTGAACGCGAACCTCGAGAAACGGGTGCACGTCCAGCGCGAGGTCAGGGGGGCGGAACGCAAGCTCTCGTCGTACCTCGTGCCGACGTTCCTGCTGATGCTCGTCTCGACGCTGGCGCTCGCGTACCTGCCGTACAACCTCGCCCGCGAGGAGGCCGTGGTCGACCGCCTGCGCGTGGAGACGTCGCTCTCGACGGTACTGGTGGGGAAACTGCTCTTCTTCGCGGGCCTGCTGGCAGTGCCGATACTGGTGTTCGCGGCCGCGGCCGCCGGGCTCGGCTACGACCTGAACGTGTTCGCTCCCGGCGCGCTGTTCGCGTACCTCGTGACGTTCCTCACGCTCGGCGCCGTGGCCACGTCGGTCACCTTCGCCAGTCGGTTCTCGACGACGGGGCGGCTGGCGAACGTGCTGGTCCTGTTCTTCGTGTTCGGGTTCTCGGGACTCGTCTACCCCGCGGGGTTCTTCTCACCCATCCGTCGGGAGGTCATCCGCCGGGTGCCGACCCACTACGCGGCCGTCCTCGCCCGTCGGACGACGTTCGAGGCCGTCCCCACGGCGGCGTTCGTCGAGTGGATCGCGGGGCTCGCCGTCGTCTGTCTCCTCTCGTTCGTGCCGATGGTCGTCGCGGTGCGGTACTACGAACGGAGGGCCTGA
- the purD gene encoding phosphoribosylamine--glycine ligase: MSETVLLVGGGGREHAIAHAVADSADATLYACASNTNPGIRRLAAGYENVDETDPEAIVAYAESVDASLAVIGPESALQAGVADALDEAGVYAFGPQSEEARIETDKQFQREFMEAEDIPGCPGFEAFESADDAAAYIESIDHDVAVKPRGLTGGKGVRVTGDQVTHEEAIEYVRESGHEEWVVEERLVGEEFTVQAFVANGSVRVSPAVQDHKRAYEGDEGPNTGGMGSYSDARFELPFMSGEEYDAAVEVVEATVEALDGYKGILYGQFMLTSEGPKVVEFNARFGDPEAMNTLPVLESDFVSLLSAARDGEPLPELTFAAQATVCKYAVPEGYPTDPVAGAEVKIDEAGAEAVGARLFYASVDAREDGIFTTTSRSFAVVGVADSIREAEELAEAALAEAGEEGLRVRHDIGTADLLQRRVDHMRELRSD, translated from the coding sequence ATGAGCGAGACCGTACTCCTCGTGGGCGGTGGCGGCCGTGAACACGCCATCGCGCACGCCGTCGCGGACAGCGCCGACGCCACGCTCTACGCGTGTGCGTCGAACACGAACCCCGGTATCCGGAGACTCGCCGCTGGGTACGAGAACGTCGACGAGACGGACCCCGAGGCCATCGTCGCGTACGCCGAGTCCGTCGACGCCAGCCTCGCGGTCATCGGTCCGGAGAGCGCCCTGCAGGCCGGTGTCGCCGATGCCCTCGACGAGGCCGGCGTCTACGCCTTCGGCCCGCAGTCCGAGGAGGCCCGCATCGAGACGGACAAGCAGTTCCAGCGGGAGTTCATGGAGGCCGAGGACATCCCCGGCTGTCCCGGGTTCGAGGCGTTCGAGTCGGCGGACGACGCCGCGGCCTACATCGAGTCCATCGACCACGACGTGGCGGTCAAGCCACGCGGTCTGACCGGCGGCAAGGGGGTCCGCGTCACCGGCGACCAGGTCACTCACGAGGAAGCCATCGAGTACGTCCGGGAGTCCGGCCACGAGGAGTGGGTCGTCGAGGAGCGACTCGTTGGTGAGGAGTTCACCGTCCAGGCGTTCGTCGCGAACGGATCGGTCCGCGTCTCCCCCGCCGTGCAGGACCACAAGCGCGCCTACGAGGGTGACGAGGGACCGAACACGGGCGGGATGGGGTCGTACTCCGACGCCCGGTTCGAGCTGCCGTTCATGAGCGGCGAGGAGTACGACGCCGCCGTCGAGGTCGTCGAGGCCACCGTCGAGGCGCTGGACGGCTACAAGGGCATCCTCTACGGGCAGTTCATGCTCACGAGCGAGGGACCGAAGGTGGTGGAGTTCAACGCCCGCTTCGGCGACCCGGAGGCGATGAACACGCTGCCGGTGCTGGAGTCGGACTTCGTCTCGCTGCTCTCGGCGGCCCGTGACGGCGAACCGCTCCCGGAGCTCACGTTCGCCGCCCAGGCCACCGTCTGCAAGTACGCCGTCCCCGAGGGGTACCCGACCGACCCCGTCGCGGGCGCCGAGGTGAAGATCGACGAGGCCGGTGCGGAAGCGGTCGGCGCGCGCCTGTTCTACGCCAGCGTCGACGCCCGCGAGGACGGTATCTTCACGACCACCTCGCGGTCGTTCGCCGTCGTGGGCGTGGCCGACAGCATCCGCGAGGCAGAGGAACTCGCCGAGGCGGCGCTCGCCGAGGCCGGCGAGGAGGGGCTACGGGTCCGACACGACATCGGCACCGCCGACCTGCTCCAGCGGCGCGTCGACCACATGCGCGAACTCCGGTCGGACTGA
- a CDS encoding AAA family ATPase has protein sequence MDDSRSVTLTVRGAEKRDAGRGVARLPEGARKALGVLSGDTVVIEGDRATVAKVWPGSGPEGELRVDADTRANAGVTIGDSVTVRQVAVADASDVRVEVPATLTDDDLREMVAEDLLDRPLRAGETVRLERLGVRATVTATSPDGTVRVTDRTDVTLVGKTDDGKRVRPSRTGTSRVDTPEPETGAGAESPSQSPEEPGRATGAYGVTYEDIGGLDEELELVREMIELPLSEPELFQQFGVEPPKGVLLHGPPGTGKTLIARAVANEVAAHFVVVNGPEIVSKYKGDSEERLREKFEEATENQPAIIFIDEIDSIAGSRDEDADMENRLVAQLLTLLDGLEERGQVIVIGATNRVDTLDPALRRGGRFDREIEIGAPSADGRREILDVHTRGMTLAEDVDLDALTARTHGFVGADLQSLAKEAGMNAIREREYRETREVTAADFEGALKSVEPSAMREYVAEAPEATFADVGGLDEAKQTLTEAVMWPLQYHRLFDVTRTDPPSGVLLYGPPGTGKTLLARALAGESEVNFIHVNGPEVLDRYVGESEKAVRKVFDRARQAAPSIVFLDEIDAIAGRRGEGHEVTERVVSQLLTEMDGLEDNPNVVVLAATNRREVLDPALLRPGRLESHVEVPLPDEAARRAILEVHGAGKPFAEDVSVASLAAETAGYSGAELEALVREASMRAIREFAREVGPAEANERADEIVVGADHFAAAREAVERSKVD, from the coding sequence ATGGACGATTCACGCTCGGTGACCCTGACGGTCCGGGGGGCCGAGAAGCGCGACGCCGGCCGGGGGGTGGCCCGCCTCCCGGAAGGGGCACGCAAGGCCCTCGGGGTCCTCAGCGGCGACACCGTCGTCATCGAGGGGGACCGGGCGACGGTGGCGAAGGTGTGGCCGGGGAGCGGTCCCGAGGGAGAACTGCGAGTCGACGCCGACACCCGCGCGAACGCAGGGGTCACCATCGGGGACTCGGTGACGGTCCGGCAGGTGGCCGTGGCCGACGCCTCCGACGTCCGGGTCGAGGTACCCGCCACCCTGACCGACGACGACCTCCGGGAGATGGTGGCCGAGGACCTGCTGGACCGCCCGCTCCGAGCCGGCGAGACCGTCCGGCTGGAGCGACTCGGCGTCAGGGCGACGGTGACCGCCACGAGCCCCGACGGCACCGTCCGGGTGACCGACCGGACCGACGTGACGCTGGTGGGGAAGACCGACGACGGCAAACGCGTCCGGCCGTCGCGGACGGGGACCTCGCGCGTCGACACGCCCGAACCCGAGACCGGTGCCGGGGCCGAGTCGCCGAGCCAGTCCCCCGAGGAGCCCGGGCGCGCCACCGGCGCGTACGGCGTCACCTACGAGGACATCGGCGGGCTGGACGAGGAGCTCGAACTCGTCCGGGAGATGATCGAACTCCCGCTCTCCGAGCCGGAACTGTTCCAGCAGTTCGGCGTCGAGCCGCCGAAGGGCGTCCTCCTCCATGGCCCGCCGGGGACGGGCAAGACGCTCATCGCCCGCGCCGTCGCCAACGAGGTGGCGGCCCACTTCGTCGTCGTGAACGGCCCCGAGATCGTCTCGAAGTACAAGGGCGACAGCGAGGAACGCCTCCGCGAGAAGTTCGAGGAGGCCACCGAGAACCAGCCCGCCATCATCTTCATCGACGAGATAGACTCCATCGCCGGCTCTCGCGACGAGGACGCCGACATGGAGAACCGTCTCGTCGCGCAGTTGCTCACCCTCCTCGACGGGCTCGAGGAGCGTGGGCAGGTCATCGTCATCGGCGCGACGAATCGCGTCGACACGCTCGACCCCGCCCTGCGACGCGGCGGGCGCTTCGACCGCGAGATAGAGATCGGTGCGCCCTCCGCCGACGGGCGACGCGAGATCCTCGACGTCCACACCCGGGGGATGACGCTGGCCGAGGACGTCGACCTCGACGCCCTCACCGCCCGGACCCACGGCTTCGTCGGCGCCGACCTCCAGTCGCTCGCGAAGGAGGCCGGCATGAACGCCATCCGCGAGCGCGAGTACCGCGAGACGCGCGAGGTCACGGCCGCCGACTTCGAGGGGGCGCTCAAGAGCGTCGAGCCCTCCGCGATGCGTGAGTACGTCGCCGAGGCGCCCGAGGCGACCTTCGCCGACGTGGGGGGGCTGGACGAGGCCAAGCAGACGCTCACCGAGGCGGTGATGTGGCCGCTCCAGTACCACCGCCTGTTCGACGTGACGCGGACCGACCCGCCCTCGGGCGTCCTGCTCTACGGGCCTCCCGGGACGGGCAAGACCCTGCTCGCCCGTGCGCTCGCCGGTGAGAGCGAGGTGAACTTCATCCACGTCAACGGGCCGGAGGTGCTCGACCGCTACGTCGGCGAGAGCGAGAAGGCCGTCCGGAAGGTGTTCGACCGGGCACGTCAGGCCGCCCCGAGCATCGTCTTCCTCGACGAGATCGACGCCATCGCCGGGCGTCGCGGCGAGGGTCACGAGGTGACCGAGCGAGTCGTCTCGCAACTGCTCACCGAGATGGACGGGCTGGAGGACAACCCGAACGTGGTGGTGCTGGCGGCGACGAACCGGCGCGAGGTGCTGGACCCGGCGCTGTTGCGCCCCGGACGGCTGGAGTCACACGTCGAGGTGCCCCTCCCGGACGAGGCCGCTCGGCGCGCCATCCTCGAGGTCCACGGCGCGGGCAAGCCGTTCGCCGAGGACGTCTCCGTGGCGTCGCTGGCGGCCGAGACGGCGGGCTACTCGGGGGCCGAACTCGAGGCGCTCGTCCGCGAGGCGTCGATGCGCGCCATCCGCGAGTTCGCACGCGAGGTCGGCCCAGCCGAGGCCAACGAGCGTGCCGACGAGATCGTCGTCGGTGCCGACCACTTCGCGGCCGCTCGCGAGGCCGTGGAGCGGTCGAAGGTCGACTGA
- a CDS encoding PAS domain S-box protein, translated as MVGSCGQSGTVLCVDDDEHTLLLLAEHLDEVGLDPVTTSDPEEAVERAREPDVECVVSDYAMPEWSGMDLLEAVRQYRPNVPFVLFTGHGSESLASEALGAGATDYVLKDGENAYVQLRERVGRVVGEARAERTRRRYTKLLAESEEVVVVLSPDGVIEDVSDSVERVLGYRADTVTDTHFESYVHPDDVESVRERLERLLTDGGVSERLEFRVRHAGDRWITVETWAKDLVDDPDVDGVVTYLRDVTERADREAWVRALVENSMDVTSVVDPDGTVQYTGGSSVSVLGYESDELVGRRVQDFVHEDDLGRLESVVKLVGSPGTVAGPETYRFRGPDGEWRWVESVVSNPETDAVDGLVANTRDVGDRVERERALRRVESIVESMHDAAWTVDEDLRITYANRRLRERMGVSIEDIVGRQVDDPDLMIASEGQMDRYESMLRAVVDGEAGSRREQFTISLPRGDREIEIQASAISGADSRDAGPAPLRVGGAVCVSRDVTDRVETERRLERQNERLELLNHIVRHDIHNDMTIISGWLSLLREDVDPEVAERFEDVVRASEHVMELLQGVGEALSVVGTDSELSVKPTPLAAALQSEIGRVRDVHPEATVDVRGEVPTVDVLANEMLASVFRNLLVNAVTHARTDEPTVVVDTAVTDETATVTVTDEGPGLSEALTEALNDPDQLVAEASGVGVGLYLVETLVTAYDGDIEVRERDEGEGTVFRVSFRRADAPEAEGETGDE; from the coding sequence ATGGTAGGGTCCTGCGGTCAGTCCGGGACCGTCCTCTGCGTCGACGACGACGAGCACACGCTGTTGCTGCTCGCGGAACACCTGGACGAGGTCGGGCTGGACCCGGTGACGACGAGCGACCCCGAGGAGGCCGTCGAGCGGGCCCGTGAGCCGGACGTCGAGTGCGTCGTCTCCGACTACGCGATGCCGGAGTGGTCGGGGATGGACCTGCTGGAGGCGGTGCGGCAGTACCGGCCGAACGTCCCGTTCGTGCTGTTCACCGGTCACGGGAGCGAGTCGCTGGCCAGCGAGGCGCTGGGGGCAGGCGCCACCGACTACGTCCTGAAGGATGGCGAGAACGCGTACGTGCAGTTGCGCGAACGTGTCGGGCGGGTCGTGGGCGAGGCTCGGGCCGAGCGGACCCGCCGACGCTACACGAAACTGCTCGCCGAGTCCGAGGAGGTCGTGGTCGTGCTCTCACCGGACGGTGTCATCGAGGACGTGAGCGACAGTGTAGAGCGGGTGCTCGGCTACCGTGCCGACACCGTCACGGACACGCACTTCGAGTCGTACGTCCACCCCGACGACGTGGAGAGCGTCCGTGAGCGTCTCGAGCGACTCCTGACCGACGGTGGGGTGTCCGAGCGACTCGAGTTCCGAGTGCGACACGCCGGTGACCGATGGATCACGGTCGAGACGTGGGCGAAGGACCTCGTCGACGACCCCGACGTGGATGGGGTCGTCACCTACCTCCGGGACGTGACCGAACGCGCGGACCGCGAAGCGTGGGTCCGGGCGCTCGTCGAGAACTCCATGGACGTCACCAGCGTCGTCGACCCGGACGGCACCGTGCAGTACACCGGTGGCTCGAGCGTGTCCGTGCTGGGTTACGAGTCGGACGAACTGGTGGGTCGACGGGTCCAGGACTTCGTCCACGAGGACGACCTCGGCCGGCTCGAGTCGGTCGTCAAGCTCGTCGGCTCGCCGGGGACCGTCGCCGGGCCGGAGACCTACCGGTTCCGCGGTCCGGACGGCGAGTGGCGGTGGGTCGAGTCCGTCGTCAGCAACCCCGAGACGGACGCCGTCGACGGACTCGTCGCCAACACCCGTGACGTCGGTGATCGGGTCGAGCGCGAACGCGCCCTCCGGCGCGTCGAGAGCATCGTCGAGTCGATGCACGACGCGGCCTGGACCGTCGACGAAGACCTGCGGATCACCTACGCCAACCGGCGACTCAGAGAGCGGATGGGGGTGTCCATCGAAGACATCGTCGGAAGGCAGGTCGACGACCCCGACCTGATGATAGCGAGCGAGGGTCAGATGGACCGGTACGAGTCGATGCTGCGGGCGGTCGTCGACGGTGAGGCCGGGAGCCGCCGGGAGCAGTTCACCATCAGCCTCCCACGGGGCGACCGGGAGATAGAGATCCAGGCGAGCGCCATCAGTGGCGCCGACTCGCGGGACGCGGGCCCCGCACCGCTTCGCGTGGGCGGGGCCGTCTGCGTCTCGCGTGACGTGACCGACCGGGTCGAGACCGAGCGGCGTCTGGAGCGCCAGAACGAACGCCTCGAGCTCCTCAACCACATCGTCCGGCACGACATCCACAACGACATGACAATCATCAGCGGGTGGCTCTCGCTGTTGCGCGAGGACGTGGACCCCGAGGTGGCCGAACGGTTCGAGGACGTCGTCCGTGCGAGCGAGCACGTCATGGAACTGCTCCAGGGGGTCGGCGAAGCCCTCTCGGTGGTCGGGACCGACAGCGAACTCTCCGTGAAACCCACGCCGCTGGCCGCGGCGCTCCAGAGCGAGATAGGTCGCGTCCGGGACGTCCATCCCGAGGCCACCGTCGACGTCCGCGGGGAGGTGCCCACGGTCGACGTGCTCGCCAACGAGATGCTCGCGTCGGTGTTCCGCAACCTCCTCGTGAACGCCGTCACCCACGCCCGGACCGACGAGCCGACGGTCGTCGTCGACACGGCGGTGACCGACGAGACCGCCACCGTCACCGTCACCGACGAGGGGCCGGGACTCTCCGAGGCGCTGACCGAGGCGCTGAACGACCCGGACCAGTTGGTGGCCGAGGCCAGCGGCGTCGGCGTGGGGCTGTACCTCGTCGAGACGCTCGTGACGGCCTACGACGGGGACATCGAGGTCCGCGAGCGGGACGAGGGCGAGGGGACGGTGTTCCGGGTCTCCTTCCGGCGTGCGGACGCGCCCGAGGCCGAGGGGGAGACCGGGGACGAGTGA